One segment of Saprospiraceae bacterium DNA contains the following:
- a CDS encoding FkbM family methyltransferase has translation MSLANTLRFLLTHPLARRNRPAAFSRFIKWQINARLNPHPVAYPFVGDTKLLAWKGLTGVTGNIYAGLHEFEDMAFLLHFLREKDFFADIGANVGSYTVLAAGVCGSKTLAAEPLPDTFKILAENVAINYLAEKVILKNIGLGEKNGVLPFTKSLDTTNHVAMEGETDTLEVPVQTLDETLPEAPQLIKIDVEGFEMSVLKGTVKTLANPSLKALIIEINSASNRYGHNSDEVHQLLVEQNFRPFEYEPFSRKISPLSGPNDGNTLYLRDLDFVKKRVETAKKIKVLEQEF, from the coding sequence ATGTCGCTCGCCAACACGCTTCGATTCCTGCTCACCCACCCGCTCGCTCGCCGCAATCGCCCTGCGGCGTTCAGTCGTTTCATCAAATGGCAAATCAATGCCCGCTTGAACCCCCACCCCGTCGCTTATCCCTTCGTCGGCGACACCAAACTGCTGGCGTGGAAAGGATTGACAGGCGTCACGGGCAACATTTACGCAGGACTGCACGAGTTCGAGGACATGGCGTTTCTACTTCATTTTCTCCGTGAAAAAGATTTTTTCGCCGACATCGGGGCGAACGTGGGCAGTTACACCGTGCTGGCTGCCGGCGTTTGCGGAAGCAAGACCCTCGCCGCAGAACCCTTGCCCGACACTTTTAAAATACTCGCGGAGAATGTGGCAATCAACTATTTAGCCGAAAAAGTCATTTTGAAAAACATCGGCCTCGGCGAAAAAAACGGCGTGTTGCCTTTTACAAAATCGCTCGACACGACCAACCACGTCGCAATGGAGGGCGAAACCGACACCCTCGAAGTACCCGTGCAAACGCTCGACGAGACCCTGCCGGAAGCGCCGCAACTCATCAAAATTGATGTGGAAGGCTTCGAAATGTCCGTCCTGAAAGGAACAGTCAAAACATTGGCGAACCCGTCGCTGAAGGCGCTCATCATTGAAATCAACAGCGCCTCCAATCGCTATGGCCACAACAGCGACGAGGTGCATCAATTATTGGTCGAGCAAAATTTTCGCCCTTTCGAGTACGAGCCTTTTTCCCGAAAAATCTCGCCGCTTTCGGGGCCAAACGACGGGAACACGCTCTACCTGCGCGACCTTGATTTTGTAAAAAAACGTGTCGAAACTGCCAAGAAAATCAAGGTCTTGGAGCAAGAATTTTAA
- the wecB gene encoding UDP-N-acetylglucosamine 2-epimerase (non-hydrolyzing), which translates to MKIHLIVGARPNFVKAAALWQAFREYSELNLDIIHTGQHYDAALDRIFFQQLEIPEPAHCLGVGSDTPARQLAQMLLGLEPIFEKEKPALVIVVGDTNSALAGALAASKMQITLAHVEAGLRSGDRAMPEEINRILIDNVADYLFVTEQAGLDNLRTQLSESSMPKIFFTGNCMLDTLVRFREKATATSTFQQLGLQAKNYALVTLHRPSNVDTPEGLEAVVKMVETVCQEVPVIFPLHPRTRFSLEKFGLKGRLKSLKNLQLLEPQGYLEFLNLMENAALVVTDSGGVQDETSFLGVPCLTLRTTTERPVTIELGTNELMPTPDAELVRKKIRQALEGQWKPGAVPPLWDGQAGRRIAEILVNLSPQSD; encoded by the coding sequence TTGAAAATCCACCTTATCGTCGGCGCTCGCCCCAATTTCGTCAAAGCGGCTGCGCTGTGGCAAGCCTTCCGCGAATACTCGGAACTCAATCTTGACATCATTCACACAGGTCAGCACTACGACGCGGCGCTCGACCGAATTTTTTTCCAACAACTCGAAATCCCCGAACCCGCCCATTGCCTCGGCGTGGGCAGCGACACCCCCGCCCGCCAGTTGGCGCAAATGCTCCTCGGCCTCGAACCCATTTTTGAAAAAGAAAAACCCGCGCTCGTCATCGTCGTCGGCGACACCAACTCGGCGCTCGCTGGCGCTCTGGCCGCTTCAAAAATGCAAATCACCCTCGCCCACGTCGAGGCGGGTTTGCGCAGCGGCGACCGCGCGATGCCAGAGGAAATCAACCGAATTTTGATTGACAACGTGGCGGACTATTTGTTCGTGACGGAACAGGCAGGGTTGGACAATCTCAGAACGCAACTTTCGGAAAGTTCGATGCCGAAAATATTTTTCACCGGCAACTGCATGCTCGACACGCTCGTGCGTTTTCGGGAAAAAGCCACCGCCACTTCGACGTTTCAACAACTTGGTTTGCAGGCAAAAAACTACGCCCTCGTCACCCTGCACCGCCCTTCCAACGTGGACACCCCCGAAGGCTTGGAGGCCGTCGTAAAAATGGTGGAAACAGTTTGCCAAGAAGTTCCAGTCATTTTTCCCCTGCATCCGCGCACACGATTTTCTTTGGAAAAATTTGGTTTGAAAGGGCGCTTAAAATCATTGAAAAACCTCCAACTCCTCGAACCGCAGGGGTATCTCGAATTTTTGAACCTCATGGAAAATGCAGCCCTCGTCGTCACCGATTCGGGCGGCGTGCAAGACGAAACCTCCTTTCTCGGCGTTCCTTGCCTGACCCTGCGCACCACGACCGAACGACCCGTGACCATCGAACTGGGAACGAACGAGCTAATGCCGACACCCGATGCAGAGCTCGTCAGAAAAAAAATTCGCCAAGCCCTCGAAGGCCAATGGAAACCCGGCGCCGTGCCGCCGCTCTGGGACGGGCAAGCCGGACGACGAATTGCGGAAATTCTGGTAAATTTGTCTCCTCAATCCGATTGA
- the gmd gene encoding GDP-mannose 4,6-dehydratase, which yields MKKALITGITGQDGAYLAELLLQKGYEVHGIKRRSSLFNTDRIDHLYQDPHVNHRNFVLHYGDLTDSTNLIRIVQQVQPDEIYNLGAQSHVQVSFDTPEYTANADAVGALRLLEAIRLLGLTDKVKFYQASTSELYGLVQEVPQKETTPFYPRSPYGVAKLYAYWITVNYRESYGMFACNGILFNHESPIRGETFVTRKITRAVAKISLGLQDKLWLGNLDAKRDWGHARDYVEAMWLMLQQPVAEDFVIATGKTTEVREFVRMAFREAGIEVDFYGEGINEKGMVVSSKSPHVSVGQEVVAIDPRYFRPAEVDLLIGDPSKAKAKLGWSAKHSLEELVQDMVQSDLKLFEREEYLKSGGFAIQNQFE from the coding sequence ATGAAGAAAGCTTTAATCACCGGCATCACTGGGCAAGACGGGGCTTACCTCGCCGAACTGCTCCTGCAAAAAGGCTACGAAGTGCACGGCATCAAGCGCCGCAGCTCCTTGTTCAACACCGACCGCATTGACCACCTTTATCAAGACCCGCACGTCAATCACCGGAACTTTGTGCTGCACTACGGCGACTTGACCGACTCGACGAATCTGATTCGCATCGTGCAGCAGGTTCAACCCGACGAAATCTACAACCTCGGCGCGCAAAGCCACGTCCAAGTCAGTTTCGACACGCCCGAATACACCGCCAACGCCGACGCGGTGGGCGCTTTGCGGCTGTTGGAGGCCATTCGCCTGCTGGGTCTGACCGATAAAGTAAAATTTTACCAAGCCTCCACCTCCGAACTTTACGGCCTCGTGCAGGAAGTGCCGCAAAAAGAGACCACACCATTTTACCCGCGCTCGCCTTACGGGGTAGCAAAACTGTACGCCTACTGGATTACGGTCAACTACCGCGAATCCTACGGGATGTTCGCCTGCAACGGCATCCTCTTCAACCACGAAAGCCCGATTCGCGGCGAGACCTTCGTGACCCGTAAAATCACCCGTGCCGTCGCCAAAATTTCGCTCGGCCTCCAAGACAAACTCTGGCTCGGCAACCTCGATGCCAAGCGCGACTGGGGCCACGCCCGCGACTATGTGGAAGCCATGTGGCTCATGCTCCAGCAGCCTGTGGCCGAAGATTTCGTCATCGCTACCGGCAAGACGACCGAAGTGCGCGAGTTCGTTCGCATGGCTTTCCGTGAGGCTGGCATCGAAGTGGATTTTTACGGCGAAGGCATCAACGAAAAAGGCATGGTCGTCTCTTCAAAAAGCCCTCACGTCAGCGTCGGCCAAGAGGTCGTCGCCATTGACCCGCGCTATTTCCGACCAGCGGAGGTGGATTTGCTCATCGGCGACCCCTCGAAAGCGAAAGCAAAATTGGGCTGGTCGGCAAAACACTCGCTGGAAGAACTGGTGCAGGACATGGTGCAGTCGGACTTGAAATTGTTCGAGCGCGAAGAGTATTTGAAAAGCGGCGGTT